The Brockia lithotrophica genome window below encodes:
- a CDS encoding homoserine dehydrogenase: MAFGEGQTVRIGLLGLGTVGTGVVRILTQHAEELRERTGVRFEVTRILVQDPTKERPVKVPTARYTVRGEEVVLADDVDVVVEVMGGIEPTRALIEAALRARKPVITANKDLLALHGLGLHALAEENGVDLFYEASVGGGIPLLRTVIEGFASDRITHTYGIVNGTTNYILSKMDREGVDFSEALREAQELGYAEADPTNDVDGLDAAYKMVILSRLAFHAPVRLTDVRVAGIRSVTREDLLRARDFGYTVKLIGWAARKDGRIEIGVAPTWVKRDHPLAHVHGSFNAVYVHGEAVGETMFYGRGAGDLPTAMAVVSDLVAAVKNALLGVSGRGHIRLRQSVEVVPPEEAFVFPYAFRLTTDDVPGVLSELTAVVARHGLSISRMLQIPNTHTAEITFLTHRAPLSAVEKAREEFASLPFVREVHTLFRVLS; the protein is encoded by the coding sequence GTGGCGTTCGGCGAGGGGCAAACGGTGCGCATCGGCCTTCTCGGCCTCGGCACGGTCGGAACGGGCGTCGTGCGCATCCTCACCCAGCACGCGGAGGAACTTCGCGAGCGAACGGGGGTGCGGTTCGAGGTCACGCGAATTCTCGTTCAGGACCCGACCAAGGAACGCCCTGTCAAAGTGCCTACGGCGCGGTACACCGTGCGCGGCGAGGAGGTGGTCCTCGCCGACGACGTGGACGTGGTCGTAGAGGTCATGGGCGGCATCGAACCGACGCGGGCGTTGATCGAAGCTGCCCTTCGGGCGCGGAAGCCAGTGATCACGGCAAACAAGGACCTTCTCGCCCTGCATGGCCTTGGTCTACACGCCCTTGCCGAGGAGAACGGGGTGGACCTCTTTTACGAAGCGAGCGTAGGCGGCGGAATCCCTCTTTTGCGCACGGTGATCGAGGGATTTGCCTCCGATCGGATCACGCACACGTACGGAATCGTGAACGGTACCACGAACTACATCCTTTCCAAGATGGACCGCGAAGGCGTGGACTTCTCTGAAGCGCTCCGGGAGGCCCAGGAACTCGGATATGCGGAGGCCGATCCAACCAACGACGTAGACGGCCTCGATGCGGCCTACAAAATGGTCATCCTCTCCCGCCTCGCCTTTCACGCCCCCGTCCGACTGACGGACGTGCGGGTGGCGGGAATTCGTTCGGTGACGCGTGAAGACCTCCTTCGTGCCCGCGACTTTGGCTACACCGTCAAGCTCATCGGTTGGGCGGCCCGGAAGGACGGACGCATCGAAATCGGCGTCGCCCCCACGTGGGTAAAGCGCGACCACCCGCTCGCCCACGTCCACGGCTCCTTCAACGCGGTGTACGTACACGGCGAGGCGGTCGGAGAGACGATGTTCTACGGCCGAGGCGCGGGGGATCTCCCGACGGCCATGGCCGTCGTTTCTGACCTCGTGGCCGCTGTAAAAAACGCCCTCTTGGGCGTAAGCGGGCGGGGGCACATCCGTTTGCGCCAGTCCGTGGAAGTCGTCCCTCCGGAGGAAGCGTTCGTCTTTCCCTACGCCTTTCGCCTCACGACGGACGACGTCCCCGGCGTGCTTTCCGAACTCACAGCGGTCGTCGCCCGCCACGGACTGAGCATTTCGCGCATGCTCCAAATCCCCAACACCCATACGGCAGAAATCACGTTTTTGACCCACCGGGCCCCCCTATCCGCCGTGGAAAAGGCTCGGGAAGAGTTTGCTTCCCTCCCCTTCGTGCGGGAAGTCCACACGCTTTTCCGCGTGCTTTCCTAG
- a CDS encoding stage II sporulation protein R, whose product MKHDARAALFVYAGLLAVALLLAYFGDVAFFRRVYDVPRLRVVAHSDAPYDQWVKGEIARIALSWWEVASSAKGRGAQNSPDRLRGTSLALSGDDLEVLRRAVRTWLAEGGVPYGFRIDVGEIAQPPRTYGGHLLAAGEAPTILITLGEGKGHNFWTLLFPHLTPKGAYLQESPPRSEGNALSHEREEERRFPDRVDQLALTGGSEPSPLLPFPSRAEAEGRQEGKFAWHFYVWDFVHSLWERTFYR is encoded by the coding sequence ATGAAGCACGATGCGCGGGCAGCGCTTTTCGTCTACGCGGGGCTTCTCGCCGTCGCCCTGCTTCTCGCCTACTTCGGTGACGTCGCCTTTTTCCGGCGGGTCTACGACGTACCCCGCCTGCGCGTCGTCGCGCACAGCGACGCGCCTTACGACCAGTGGGTAAAGGGGGAGATCGCCCGCATCGCGCTCTCCTGGTGGGAGGTAGCGTCTTCGGCGAAAGGTCGGGGCGCGCAAAACTCCCCGGACAGGCTTCGCGGGACTTCTCTTGCCTTATCCGGCGACGATCTCGAAGTCCTCCGCCGGGCGGTGCGTACGTGGCTCGCCGAAGGCGGCGTGCCATACGGATTTCGCATAGACGTCGGCGAGATTGCCCAGCCCCCCCGCACGTACGGGGGGCACCTCCTCGCCGCAGGCGAGGCGCCCACGATCCTCATCACCCTAGGGGAGGGGAAGGGGCACAACTTTTGGACCCTCCTGTTTCCCCACCTCACTCCCAAGGGCGCGTACCTGCAGGAATCTCCGCCGCGATCGGAGGGAAACGCGCTTTCGCACGAACGGGAGGAGGAACGCCGTTTTCCGGATCGGGTCGATCAGCTCGCCCTTACGGGCGGATCCGAACCTTCGCCGCTTTTGCCTTTCCCTTCGAGAGCGGAGGCGGAGGGGCGGCAGGAAGGGAAATTCGCCTGGCATTTCTACGTGTGGGATTTCGTCCATTCCTTGTGGGAGCGCACCTTCTATCGCTGA
- a CDS encoding N5-glutamine methyltransferase family protein: MYGGREDGRAPTLSFRKAYEALREGLVRAGKGDSEAEAEARFYLQWLYGLSALAFLEAMRGGEPRVPEPLISAFLRARGWGIPFAYLVGEAEFFGLRLTVTPDVLVPRGDSERLVEAVLALTQDDLEKPRHILDLGTGSGALGLALLSRRPRWTADLLDVSYTALRLAAHNARRLGLAGRVRILWGDAFAPSALPEGLAAAYDGIVANPPYVATEEIPALAPEVRWEPILALDGGADGLRPYPRIAALAEMLLRPGGFLAVEVGGGPERVARVRGMVSPRMFEFAGEVVDYGRRLRGLLWKRK, translated from the coding sequence ATGTACGGGGGTAGGGAGGACGGTCGTGCCCCGACGTTGTCCTTTCGCAAGGCATACGAAGCGTTGCGTGAGGGTCTCGTTCGTGCGGGGAAGGGGGATTCGGAAGCGGAGGCGGAGGCCCGCTTTTACCTCCAATGGCTTTACGGCCTGAGCGCCCTAGCCTTTTTGGAGGCGATGCGCGGAGGAGAACCTCGCGTTCCCGAGCCGCTGATCTCGGCCTTTCTCCGGGCCCGGGGATGGGGAATCCCCTTTGCTTACCTCGTAGGCGAGGCGGAGTTTTTCGGGTTGCGTCTTACGGTGACGCCCGACGTCCTCGTTCCGCGAGGGGACAGCGAGCGCCTCGTCGAGGCCGTCCTCGCACTCACCCAAGACGACCTCGAAAAACCCCGACACATCCTCGACCTGGGTACCGGAAGCGGGGCCTTGGGACTTGCCCTCCTCTCCCGTCGCCCCCGCTGGACGGCGGATCTTTTGGATGTGTCCTATACTGCCCTTCGCCTAGCTGCCCATAACGCCCGCAGGCTCGGGCTCGCAGGGCGCGTGCGCATTCTTTGGGGAGACGCGTTTGCCCCCTCCGCCCTGCCCGAAGGGCTTGCGGCGGCGTATGACGGGATCGTCGCCAACCCCCCATACGTCGCCACGGAGGAAATTCCCGCGCTCGCCCCGGAAGTGCGCTGGGAGCCGATCCTCGCCCTCGACGGCGGAGCCGACGGCCTTCGCCCCTACCCCCGGATCGCCGCTCTCGCCGAAATGCTCCTGAGGCCCGGGGGGTTTCTCGCCGTGGAGGTAGGCGGGGGACCGGAAAGGGTGGCCCGTGTTCGCGGAATGGTTTCTCCCCGGATGTTCGAGTTTGCTGGGGAGGTCGTCGACTATGGGAGACGCCTCCGCGGCCTCCTCTGGAAGCGCAAGTAG
- the prfA gene encoding peptide chain release factor 1 encodes MWEKVRELAARHEVVTRLLAEAAERQDFEALEALSREEAELAPIAEGYRAYERLERAAQEARELLANESDPELRQLAREELERLKEEREKLEKELRRLLLPRDPHDTKNVFLEIRAAAGGEEAALFAADLLRMYSRYAERRGWTAEVLDMHPTDLGGVREVVLQIRGKGAYRRLKYESGTHRVQRVPETEAGGRIHTSTATVAVLPEVEDVEVEIDEKDLRIDVFSAGGPGGQHVNKTMSAVRIVHLPTGITVSVQDERSQHRNREKAMKILRARLFDYYARQREAELSETRRQAVGTGERSERIRTYNFPQNRVTDHRIGLTLYRLEEVLDGDLDELLDALETHFEAEALLREGNG; translated from the coding sequence ATGTGGGAGAAGGTTCGAGAACTCGCTGCACGCCACGAAGTCGTGACGCGCCTTCTTGCAGAGGCGGCGGAACGGCAGGACTTCGAGGCGCTGGAAGCGCTCTCGCGGGAAGAGGCGGAGCTCGCGCCGATCGCCGAGGGCTACCGCGCGTACGAGCGCTTAGAGCGCGCCGCACAGGAGGCCCGCGAGCTCCTCGCGAACGAAAGCGATCCGGAACTCCGCCAGCTTGCCCGTGAGGAGCTCGAGCGTCTCAAGGAAGAACGAGAAAAGCTCGAGAAAGAGCTTCGGCGGCTACTTCTTCCCCGCGACCCGCACGACACGAAGAACGTGTTTTTGGAAATTCGCGCGGCGGCGGGAGGGGAGGAGGCGGCCCTGTTTGCCGCGGACCTCCTGCGCATGTACAGTCGGTACGCGGAACGCCGGGGTTGGACGGCGGAAGTTCTCGACATGCACCCTACGGACCTCGGCGGCGTGCGGGAGGTCGTCCTCCAGATTCGCGGAAAGGGGGCCTACCGCCGCCTGAAGTACGAAAGCGGAACGCACCGCGTGCAGCGCGTGCCGGAGACGGAAGCGGGAGGGCGAATCCACACCTCCACGGCTACGGTAGCCGTACTCCCTGAAGTCGAGGACGTGGAGGTGGAGATCGACGAGAAGGACCTGCGCATTGACGTCTTTTCCGCCGGAGGGCCGGGGGGTCAGCACGTGAACAAGACGATGTCTGCGGTGCGCATCGTTCACCTTCCCACGGGAATCACGGTATCCGTGCAGGACGAGCGTTCCCAGCACCGGAACCGGGAAAAGGCGATGAAGATCTTGCGGGCGCGGCTCTTCGATTACTACGCGCGCCAGCGCGAGGCGGAACTTTCGGAGACGCGGCGTCAGGCGGTTGGGACGGGAGAACGAAGCGAGCGGATTCGTACGTACAATTTTCCGCAAAACCGCGTCACGGACCACCGCATCGGCCTCACCCTCTACCGACTCGAAGAAGTGTTGGACGGCGACCTCGACGAGCTCCTCGACGCCCTCGAAACTCACTTCGAGGCGGAGGCATTGCTCCGCGAGGGGAATGGCTAG
- a CDS encoding YhcN/YlaJ family sporulation lipoprotein, with product MKRVLRVGWAGLFLSLALSFGSGGCAAPAPGRPTSEELPAGPPVSAEGRAPEGYGFTPLAARDGRASRPSGVSPAGAMEASELAAQVAQEAAGVQGVTQVEALAVGRTVFVGVAGEEGASERVRAHLASRFPRVDVRVTGDPDLVRRIETLAERVRSGENPRALYPEFDALGRALPAGTF from the coding sequence GTGAAGAGGGTTCTACGCGTAGGTTGGGCGGGGCTCTTTCTTTCCCTCGCCCTCTCGTTCGGGTCCGGAGGATGTGCGGCTCCCGCTCCGGGACGGCCCACTTCGGAAGAGCTTCCCGCAGGCCCTCCGGTTTCGGCGGAAGGGCGCGCTCCAGAAGGATACGGATTTACCCCCCTTGCCGCACGGGATGGGCGTGCTTCCCGCCCTTCTGGGGTTTCTCCTGCAGGGGCGATGGAGGCTTCCGAGCTTGCGGCGCAGGTGGCGCAAGAGGCTGCGGGAGTCCAAGGCGTAACCCAGGTGGAAGCTCTCGCCGTCGGCCGCACGGTATTCGTGGGCGTCGCGGGGGAGGAAGGGGCGTCGGAACGCGTGCGCGCCCACCTTGCGTCGCGCTTTCCGCGTGTGGACGTGCGCGTCACGGGAGACCCCGATCTCGTGCGCCGGATTGAAACTCTCGCCGAGCGCGTCCGGAGTGGAGAGAACCCCCGGGCGCTCTACCCGGAATTCGACGCTTTGGGGAGGGCACTTCCCGCCGGGACGTTCTGA
- the rpmE gene encoding 50S ribosomal protein L31, producing the protein MKKGIHPEFYEDAVVICACGNTFRTGSTKKEIHVEICSACHPFFTGKQKYVDTGGRIERFKKRYNLS; encoded by the coding sequence ATGAAGAAGGGCATTCACCCGGAGTTTTACGAGGACGCCGTGGTGATCTGCGCCTGCGGAAATACGTTTCGCACGGGATCTACGAAGAAAGAGATCCACGTGGAAATTTGTTCCGCATGCCACCCGTTTTTCACGGGCAAACAAAAGTACGTAGACACCGGCGGCCGCATCGAGCGGTTCAAAAAGCGCTACAACCTTTCCTGA
- a CDS encoding M23 family metallopeptidase has protein sequence MGLFGLDVAGDLPRHGVEGAPGQPASLLFSATPTSPTARAFRERAQLAASSKDRVAVVPLVAAEVRVGPRAARETPHFLWPVRAPLITSPFGPRGGGFHFGVDLVSARGDYTILAARSGVVVFSGTNGGYGNLVILRHEGEYETYYAHLAQRYVREGQIVRAGDPIGWMGQTGNATGVHLHFEVRYQKTPQNPLAFLP, from the coding sequence GTGGGTCTTTTCGGTCTGGACGTTGCGGGAGACCTTCCCCGCCACGGTGTGGAAGGGGCCCCGGGACAACCCGCTTCTCTCCTTTTTTCTGCCACCCCGACCTCTCCCACCGCCCGCGCGTTTCGCGAACGGGCGCAGCTTGCCGCCTCCTCCAAGGATCGCGTTGCCGTCGTCCCGCTCGTCGCCGCCGAAGTGCGGGTAGGGCCGCGGGCGGCGCGGGAAACCCCGCACTTTCTCTGGCCGGTTCGTGCCCCGCTCATCACGAGCCCTTTCGGCCCTCGGGGGGGCGGGTTCCATTTCGGGGTGGATCTCGTGAGCGCCCGCGGCGACTACACGATTTTGGCCGCCCGATCCGGCGTGGTCGTCTTTTCGGGAACAAACGGCGGGTACGGGAACCTCGTGATCCTCAGGCACGAAGGGGAGTACGAGACGTATTACGCCCACCTCGCCCAGCGGTACGTCCGGGAGGGACAAATCGTTCGGGCGGGGGACCCAATCGGCTGGATGGGGCAGACGGGGAACGCCACCGGCGTACACCTTCACTTCGAGGTCCGGTACCAGAAAACACCACAAAACCCGCTCGCCTTTCTCCCCTGA
- the glpX gene encoding class II fructose-bisphosphatase, with translation MDRSLTLELVRVTEAAAIAAARWMGRGKKNEADDAATTAMRAMFDTVPMDGVVVIGEGELDEAPMLYIGEPLGLRGPGHPKVDVAVDPLEGTNIVAKGLWNAITVVAIADRGNLLHAPDMYMDKIAVGPEAKGYVHIDRPIEENIRAVAKAKGKDVEDVVVVVLDRPRHEELIARIREVGARIKLIPDGDVAGAISTAFPHTGIDMLVGIGGAPEGVIAAVALKCMGGDMMGRLKPQNETELRRLREMGIDNPDRVLYLDDLVRGDDAIFAATGVTDGELLRGVRFTGSRAITHSVVMRAKTGTVRFVDAEHRLGQKPSLVIKDFVPHGTEKEA, from the coding sequence GTGGACCGGAGTTTGACGTTGGAACTCGTCCGCGTAACGGAGGCGGCGGCCATCGCCGCGGCGCGTTGGATGGGTCGGGGGAAGAAGAACGAGGCGGACGACGCGGCAACCACGGCGATGCGCGCCATGTTCGACACGGTTCCCATGGACGGCGTCGTCGTGATCGGCGAAGGAGAACTCGACGAGGCGCCGATGCTCTACATCGGCGAGCCCTTGGGGCTTCGCGGACCGGGTCACCCCAAGGTGGACGTGGCCGTCGACCCGCTCGAGGGGACGAACATCGTCGCCAAGGGGTTGTGGAATGCGATTACCGTCGTGGCCATTGCCGATCGCGGGAACCTCCTTCACGCCCCCGACATGTACATGGACAAGATCGCCGTCGGCCCCGAAGCCAAGGGGTACGTACACATCGACCGTCCCATCGAAGAAAACATCCGGGCCGTCGCCAAGGCTAAGGGGAAGGATGTCGAGGACGTCGTGGTCGTCGTCCTCGACCGCCCAAGGCACGAAGAACTCATCGCCCGCATCCGAGAGGTTGGGGCACGCATCAAGCTCATCCCCGATGGCGATGTCGCCGGCGCCATCAGCACCGCCTTCCCCCACACGGGCATCGACATGCTCGTGGGGATTGGGGGAGCGCCGGAAGGGGTGATCGCCGCCGTGGCGCTGAAGTGCATGGGAGGCGACATGATGGGCCGCCTCAAGCCGCAAAACGAGACGGAGCTTCGGCGTTTGCGGGAGATGGGGATCGACAACCCCGATCGCGTGCTCTACCTCGACGACCTCGTTCGGGGAGACGACGCGATCTTCGCCGCGACGGGGGTTACCGACGGCGAACTCCTACGCGGCGTGCGCTTCACCGGATCGAGGGCGATCACCCACTCCGTGGTCATGCGTGCGAAGACGGGTACCGTGCGTTTCGTAGATGCGGAACACCGCCTCGGGCAGAAGCCGAGCCTCGTGATTAAGGACTTCGTCCCCCACGGGACGGAAAAAGAGGCGTAA
- the fba gene encoding class II fructose-1,6-bisphosphate aldolase, whose protein sequence is MPLVSMTELMQRARKEKFAVGQFNLNNLEFAQAIIEAAEEERSPVIFGVSQGAIKYMGGWDLAVAIAKTLAERTFVPVVLHLDHGTSFEQCAQAIRAGFTSVMFDGSHLSLEENIRETKLVVRMARAVGVSVEGEVGAIGGTEDEITNEEELLARPEDGIRFYEETGVDALALSVGTAHGVYKGVPNIRHHIIQAVTEKIPVPVVLHGASGVPDDQIRRAIEVGVGKVNINTENMQAMTEAVRRVLAEQPDLYDPRKYLGPGREAIKAVVKAKMRLFGSSGKA, encoded by the coding sequence ATGCCGCTCGTATCGATGACGGAACTCATGCAGCGCGCACGCAAGGAGAAGTTCGCCGTCGGCCAGTTCAACCTGAACAACCTCGAGTTCGCCCAGGCGATTATCGAGGCCGCGGAGGAAGAACGTTCGCCGGTCATCTTTGGCGTGAGCCAAGGTGCGATTAAGTACATGGGCGGGTGGGACCTCGCGGTAGCGATCGCGAAAACGCTCGCGGAACGGACCTTCGTGCCCGTCGTCCTGCACCTCGACCACGGGACGAGCTTCGAGCAGTGCGCGCAGGCGATCCGGGCAGGGTTTACCTCCGTAATGTTCGACGGATCCCACCTCTCCCTCGAAGAGAACATCCGCGAGACCAAGCTCGTCGTGCGCATGGCCCGTGCGGTGGGGGTTTCCGTAGAAGGGGAAGTCGGCGCGATTGGCGGGACGGAAGATGAGATTACGAACGAAGAGGAACTCCTCGCCCGTCCCGAAGACGGAATTCGCTTCTACGAGGAGACGGGAGTTGACGCCCTCGCCCTTTCCGTAGGCACCGCGCACGGGGTGTACAAGGGCGTTCCGAACATCCGCCACCACATCATCCAAGCCGTGACGGAAAAGATCCCCGTGCCCGTCGTCCTGCACGGCGCCTCTGGGGTACCCGACGATCAGATTCGGCGGGCGATCGAGGTCGGCGTGGGGAAGGTCAACATCAACACGGAAAACATGCAGGCGATGACGGAAGCCGTCCGCCGCGTGCTCGCGGAACAACCCGACCTCTACGACCCGCGGAAGTACCTCGGGCCCGGTCGCGAGGCGATCAAGGCCGTGGTGAAGGCGAAGATGCGCCTCTTCGGCTCGTCGGGCAAGGCGTAA
- a CDS encoding response regulator: MRVMVVDDQVGIRALLAEVVKQQGFQVVLAGNAREALEKFSEGPPDLLLLDVKLPGMSGLELLRKIRETHPHLPVVLMTAYGERDIEEEAKRLGVHAFLAKPFDIEHLKELLDRFRGGASSNSLL, encoded by the coding sequence ATGCGCGTGATGGTCGTCGACGATCAGGTCGGGATACGCGCTTTGCTCGCGGAAGTTGTCAAGCAGCAGGGCTTTCAGGTCGTGCTTGCCGGGAACGCGCGCGAGGCCTTAGAGAAATTTTCCGAAGGCCCGCCCGACCTCCTCCTCCTTGACGTCAAGCTTCCGGGGATGAGCGGTTTGGAGCTCCTGCGGAAGATCCGCGAGACCCATCCCCACCTTCCCGTAGTGCTCATGACGGCCTACGGTGAGCGCGACATCGAAGAAGAGGCGAAGCGCCTCGGCGTGCACGCCTTCCTGGCGAAACCTTTTGACATAGAGCATTTGAAGGAACTTTTGGACCGTTTTCGAGGGGGCGCCTCTTCGAATTCTTTGCTATAA
- a CDS encoding CTP synthase produces MTRYVFVTGGVASSLGKGITAASLGLLLKARGLRVAIMKFDPYINVDPSTMSPYQHGEVFVTVDGGETDLDLGHYERFIDVALTRRSSVTAGRIYQEVIDNERRGVYGGATVQVIPHVTNAIKDHVYGLAKQSEADVLIVEIGGTVGDIESLPFLEAIRQVRHDVGRNRVFYVHVTLVPYLKAAGELKTKPTQHSVKELRSIGIQPNAIVCRTEQPLPRDVREKIALFSDIETEAVIENLDVATPYEVPLRLRKEGLDRIVVERFGLSLPPADLSAWEEVVERVARLSGTVRVGIVGEFVALHDAYLSLVEALRHATIAHGVALEIDWIDARELARGNPDARLGKLDALVLPGTWDDREEDGKALASRYARRAGIPFLALGYGFPVALREVLGVWGSEGPTEAKGLPVSASLPGYGWVGARPVELAPRGMLSEIYGKERIEERMRHREGVPFSWAEELGRRGGLPEAWSEGREYLLGFRLEGHPWFVAVQFYPEFASRPTRPHPLFLAFIGAAVKARARTPLR; encoded by the coding sequence ATGACGCGCTATGTCTTTGTCACAGGAGGCGTGGCGTCCTCGCTGGGCAAGGGGATTACGGCGGCTTCGCTCGGGCTTCTCCTCAAGGCTCGCGGGCTGCGCGTGGCGATCATGAAGTTCGATCCGTACATCAACGTCGATCCGAGCACGATGAGCCCTTACCAGCACGGAGAAGTGTTCGTGACCGTAGACGGGGGGGAGACGGACCTCGACCTCGGTCACTACGAGCGCTTCATCGACGTGGCCCTTACGCGCCGTTCGAGCGTGACGGCAGGTCGCATTTACCAAGAGGTCATCGACAACGAGCGTCGGGGCGTCTACGGGGGCGCCACCGTTCAGGTGATCCCCCACGTCACGAACGCGATCAAAGACCACGTGTACGGATTGGCCAAGCAATCGGAGGCCGACGTCCTCATCGTGGAGATCGGAGGCACGGTGGGAGACATAGAGTCTCTCCCCTTCCTCGAGGCCATCCGGCAAGTTCGCCACGACGTCGGGCGCAACCGAGTCTTTTACGTACACGTCACGTTGGTCCCCTACCTCAAGGCTGCAGGGGAGCTCAAGACGAAGCCCACACAGCACAGCGTGAAGGAACTCCGGAGCATCGGAATTCAACCCAACGCCATCGTCTGCCGGACGGAGCAGCCGCTTCCGCGGGACGTGCGGGAAAAGATCGCCCTCTTCAGCGACATCGAGACGGAGGCGGTGATCGAAAACCTCGACGTCGCCACGCCGTACGAAGTTCCCCTTCGCCTCCGGAAGGAAGGCTTGGATCGCATCGTGGTCGAGCGCTTCGGACTCTCCCTCCCGCCCGCGGACCTCTCCGCTTGGGAAGAGGTGGTGGAGCGCGTGGCGCGCCTCTCGGGTACGGTCCGCGTAGGGATCGTAGGAGAATTTGTCGCCCTCCACGACGCCTATCTGAGCCTCGTCGAGGCCTTGCGCCACGCGACCATCGCCCACGGCGTCGCGTTGGAAATTGACTGGATCGACGCCCGGGAGCTCGCGCGCGGCAATCCGGACGCGCGCCTCGGGAAGCTCGACGCTCTGGTCCTCCCGGGGACGTGGGACGACCGCGAGGAAGACGGCAAAGCTCTGGCCTCTCGCTACGCGCGCCGTGCGGGCATTCCGTTTCTCGCCTTAGGGTATGGCTTCCCCGTAGCCCTGCGGGAGGTTTTGGGCGTCTGGGGTTCCGAAGGACCGACCGAGGCTAAGGGTTTGCCCGTGAGCGCTTCTCTTCCGGGATACGGGTGGGTAGGTGCCCGTCCTGTGGAACTCGCTCCGCGGGGAATGCTTTCCGAGATCTACGGGAAAGAGCGGATCGAGGAACGCATGCGGCACAGGGAGGGGGTGCCGTTTTCCTGGGCCGAAGAGCTCGGGCGACGGGGAGGCCTTCCCGAGGCGTGGAGCGAAGGCCGCGAGTACCTCTTGGGTTTCCGCCTCGAAGGGCATCCGTGGTTTGTCGCCGTTCAGTTTTACCCGGAGTTTGCCTCGCGGCCCACGCGTCCCCACCCCCTCTTTCTCGCCTTCATCGGTGCGGCCGTCAAGGCGCGCGCCCGCACTCCGCTTCGCTAG
- the rpoE gene encoding DNA-directed RNA polymerase subunit delta: MGWEEEYVRETPMVELAYRLLVGLSQHEPMPFEEIAARVLAQKGYAPDDVARMAQLYTSLNVDGRFVHVGGGQWGLRDWYPFDKYEELIPTFEEEDELEEDLLEAEEEDLLPLGLDEEGGEVVLEDLEKDLLAEEPLDEELPLPEEEDGEFEGEEETP, translated from the coding sequence ATGGGTTGGGAGGAGGAGTACGTCCGCGAGACGCCGATGGTTGAACTGGCGTACCGCCTTTTGGTGGGCCTTTCCCAGCACGAACCCATGCCGTTTGAAGAGATTGCCGCCCGCGTCCTTGCGCAAAAGGGATATGCACCGGACGACGTCGCTCGAATGGCTCAGCTTTACACCTCCCTCAACGTAGACGGGCGCTTCGTCCACGTAGGAGGAGGGCAGTGGGGACTTCGGGACTGGTATCCCTTCGATAAGTACGAAGAACTCATTCCCACCTTCGAAGAAGAAGACGAACTCGAGGAAGATCTTCTCGAAGCGGAAGAGGAGGACCTCCTTCCTCTGGGGCTCGACGAGGAGGGAGGCGAGGTCGTGCTCGAAGACCTGGAAAAGGATCTCCTCGCCGAGGAACCGCTCGACGAAGAGCTCCCGCTTCCCGAGGAGGAGGACGGAGAGTTCGAGGGGGAAGAAGAAACCCCTTGA
- the speB gene encoding agmatinase encodes MTLGGTSLPAFLEAQAEGDVLLFGVPLDLTTSFRPGTRFGPQAIRAASQVLETFSPYLRRDLREISYTDVGDLPLPHGARDRSLASIRAFGETVYRRGKYPFALGGEHLLTLPLVEAAHTAFPDLCVLHVDAHADARSVYEGEELSHATVIRRVAEKIGSERVFSLAIRSGDAEEWAWAAEHLVFRPFVFRDAIEELADRLARCPVYLTLDIDAFDPSFAPGTGTPEPGGITPQEFYAGVERLYRAGVRLVGADLVEVSPAYDTGITAVLAAKAVRELLFLFSPGEGRP; translated from the coding sequence ATGACCTTGGGTGGCACTTCTCTCCCCGCCTTTCTCGAGGCGCAGGCGGAAGGAGACGTCCTCCTCTTCGGAGTCCCCCTCGATCTCACGACTTCCTTTCGGCCGGGCACGCGCTTCGGTCCGCAGGCGATCCGTGCCGCCTCCCAGGTTCTCGAAACCTTCAGCCCCTACCTACGGCGCGACCTTCGGGAAATTTCCTACACAGATGTGGGCGATCTCCCGCTGCCGCACGGCGCGCGCGACCGCTCCCTCGCTTCCATTCGCGCCTTTGGGGAGACGGTCTACCGGCGCGGGAAATACCCCTTTGCCTTGGGCGGGGAGCACCTCCTCACCCTTCCCCTCGTGGAGGCGGCGCATACGGCGTTTCCGGATCTGTGCGTCCTCCACGTAGACGCCCACGCCGACGCTCGGTCCGTATACGAAGGGGAAGAGCTTTCCCACGCCACGGTGATTCGCCGCGTTGCGGAAAAGATCGGTTCGGAGCGCGTTTTCAGCCTTGCCATTCGTTCCGGAGATGCCGAGGAATGGGCCTGGGCGGCGGAACACCTCGTGTTTCGACCGTTCGTCTTCCGCGATGCGATCGAAGAACTCGCCGATCGTCTCGCCCGGTGCCCCGTATACCTCACCCTGGACATCGACGCGTTCGATCCTTCTTTTGCACCCGGAACGGGGACGCCCGAGCCGGGCGGCATCACGCCCCAGGAGTTTTATGCCGGTGTCGAACGTCTCTACCGCGCCGGCGTCCGCCTGGTAGGTGCAGACCTCGTCGAGGTGTCGCCTGCGTACGATACGGGGATCACCGCCGTACTTGCGGCCAAGGCGGTACGCGAACTGCTCTTTCTCTTTTCTCCGGGCGAGGGCCGACCGTAG